The Misgurnus anguillicaudatus chromosome 12, ASM2758022v2, whole genome shotgun sequence region taataaaaacacatgTATTGTGAATTATACAACAACCATTGTAGCGGTCCAATAAGCAGCTTTATAAAGCCAAAGTGTCTTTGATAAGTCTTCTCATGGTTGTGCTAACTGATGTGCCCAGAGAGTCCGTGATATGGTAAGTGATCTTGTACAGATAGGGCTGGACATCTTTCAAACTCGTATCAAACACGTTGTCGACCTCCGACTGCGTGGGCATCTTGGGAAGGTACTCGTGACGGTTAATCACCTCCACGATGTTGATGACTTTCTCGCCGAGCTTCTCGCCGACTTTCTCCCTGCATATCTGCCGTTCCTGTTCGTTGGCCAGGTTCACTACGTTGACCTTAATGCTCCAGACCTCCCAAGGGATGCATTCATCTGAAAAGGGCCATCGTGACTTTTT contains the following coding sequences:
- the atg101 gene encoding autophagy-related protein 101 codes for the protein MNCRSEVLEVSVEGRQVDEAMMALLHTILLHRSTGKFHYKKEGTYSIGTVGTQDVDCDFIDFAFVRVSSDELDRVIRKAVAEFKDALGNSGSDGMGQISLEFYQKKKSRWPFSDECIPWEVWSIKVNVVNLANEQERQICREKVGEKLGEKVINIVEVINRHEYLPKMPTQSEVDNVFDTSLKDVQPYLYKITYHITDSLGTSVSTTMRRLIKDTLAL